One window of the Gambusia affinis linkage group LG01, SWU_Gaff_1.0, whole genome shotgun sequence genome contains the following:
- the zgc:195245 gene encoding protein FAM107B: MPVGSLPLAHNSAVDGSGSEIIQLRKINGSSAETPSYQHLHRELLLSHKRGLLLEEKPELKRVLEQRRLELHREEEMAQRRPSDLETELRKRQQKLQEYEQEEIRQRENQNKIPEFVRVREKLRRTQTFDQP, from the exons ATGCCCGTTGGATCTTTGCCTCTGGCTCATAATTCTGCAGTCGACGGCAGCGGATCTGAAATCATTCAGCTCAGAAAAATCAACGGCTCCTCAGCAGAGACGCCGAGCTACCAGCACCTCCACCgggagctgctgctcagccaCAAACG AGgcctgctgctggaggagaagcCAGAACTGAAGCGGGTTCTGGAGCAGCGCAGACTGGAGCTGCACAGGGAGGAGGAGATGGCCCAACGACGGCCCTCCGACCTGGAGACGGAGCTCCGAAAGAGGCAGCAGAAGCTACAAGAG TATGAGCAGGAGGAGATAAGGCAGCGGGAAAACCAGAACAAGATCCCAGAGTTTGTTCGCGTCAGAGAGAAACTGAGGCGCACACAGACGTTCGATCAGCCCTGA